In Prosthecochloris sp. GSB1, the following proteins share a genomic window:
- a CDS encoding cytochrome c3 family protein, with translation MKQPYIVFLILGLMLIAVMMWPGLFVNPGTLSEEHQKLEGGCLSCHSPLLGTPSSKCVFCHTSEEIGLRDASGRALVQPDSTTALLHKELAASECIACHSEHFLPGKSSLFASMDHGFLSAELQKNCLACHDQDRPDDALHSQVQASCNDCHGTKRWKPAEFDHESWLRADLDRSGAGACARCHDSDRPDDRLHKEAKNSCSQCHNTKAWVPADFDHDQWFRFDRNHPADCSTCHDNPADYKRYTCYGCHEHSERGVAAEHREEGIWEFDNCVECHRSSNEDEAKRAWRKIRR, from the coding sequence ATGAAACAACCCTACATTGTTTTTCTGATACTCGGTCTCATGCTGATCGCTGTTATGATGTGGCCGGGACTGTTCGTTAATCCCGGAACTCTTTCAGAAGAGCATCAGAAGCTTGAGGGCGGCTGTCTGAGCTGTCATTCACCATTGTTGGGGACACCATCGTCGAAATGTGTTTTCTGCCATACTTCAGAAGAAATCGGTTTGAGGGATGCTTCGGGAAGAGCGCTTGTCCAGCCTGATTCCACCACGGCACTGCTGCACAAAGAGCTTGCGGCTTCGGAGTGCATCGCATGTCATTCCGAGCATTTTCTGCCAGGAAAAAGTTCCCTTTTTGCAAGTATGGATCACGGTTTCCTGTCAGCAGAACTGCAAAAAAACTGTTTGGCGTGTCACGATCAGGATCGTCCGGATGATGCGCTGCATTCTCAGGTGCAGGCAAGCTGTAATGACTGCCACGGAACAAAGCGGTGGAAACCTGCGGAATTCGATCACGAAAGCTGGTTACGTGCCGACCTGGACCGATCAGGAGCAGGAGCCTGTGCCCGTTGTCATGATTCTGATCGTCCGGATGACCGGCTGCATAAAGAGGCGAAAAACAGCTGCAGCCAATGCCACAATACAAAGGCTTGGGTGCCTGCCGATTTCGATCATGATCAATGGTTCAGGTTTGACCGCAATCATCCGGCTGACTGCAGTACCTGTCACGACAACCCGGCGGATTACAAACGGTATACCTGTTACGGATGTCACGAGCATTCGGAGCGCGGTGTGGCAGCCGAGCACAGGGAGGAAGGTATTTGGGAGTTCGACAACTGCGTCGAATGCCACAGAAGCAGCAATGAAGATGAAGCTAAACGGGCATGGAGAAAAATCCGTCGGTAG
- a CDS encoding CsbD family protein, with protein MNWDRIEGNWKQLKGKVRQEWGELTDDDVDVVGGKRENLLGKIQERYGIAKDEAEKKLDEWAQKLKDVFSDD; from the coding sequence ATGAACTGGGATCGTATCGAAGGAAACTGGAAACAGTTGAAGGGAAAGGTCAGGCAAGAATGGGGCGAACTTACCGATGACGATGTGGATGTGGTGGGAGGTAAGCGTGAGAATCTTCTCGGAAAGATTCAGGAACGTTACGGCATCGCGAAGGACGAGGCCGAGAAAAAGCTCGACGAATGGGCGCAAAAGCTCAAGGACGTCTTCTCGGACGACTGA
- the rsxA gene encoding electron transport complex subunit RsxA produces the protein MTEILLVIVSAIFVNNVVFARFLGICPYLGVSRKLDTAIGMGFAVTFVMTIATAIGYVLYHGVLVPFKIEFMQTVMFILVIASLVQLVEIILKKVSKSLYNSLGIFLPLITTNCAILGVALISIQEEYSFVTSVVFAFFSALGFILAIVMFAGIREKLDEADIPRPFRNVPIGFISAAILSLAFMGFSGLVK, from the coding sequence ATGACTGAAATTCTGCTTGTTATCGTCAGCGCGATATTCGTCAACAACGTCGTTTTCGCGCGCTTCCTCGGCATCTGCCCGTACCTCGGCGTATCGAGAAAACTCGACACGGCGATCGGCATGGGCTTCGCGGTCACCTTCGTCATGACGATCGCCACAGCCATAGGCTACGTTCTGTATCACGGCGTTCTGGTCCCGTTCAAAATCGAGTTCATGCAGACCGTCATGTTCATTCTCGTGATCGCGTCGCTCGTCCAGTTGGTTGAAATAATCCTCAAAAAAGTGAGCAAATCGCTCTACAACTCTCTCGGAATCTTTCTTCCGCTCATCACCACGAACTGCGCGATCCTCGGTGTCGCCCTGATCTCCATCCAGGAGGAGTATTCCTTCGTCACCTCGGTCGTCTTCGCCTTCTTCTCGGCACTCGGCTTCATTCTCGCGATCGTCATGTTCGCCGGCATCAGGGAAAAACTCGACGAAGCGGATATTCCCCGGCCCTTCAGGAACGTTCCGATCGGCTTCATTTCCGCGGCGATTCTCTCTCTGGCGTTCATGGGCTTTTCAGGACTCGTGAAATAA
- a CDS encoding universal stress protein, with protein sequence MKTITACIDGSAASTAVCDAALWASRNLGAPISLVHVLEKSESPVEGNLSGTIGLGSREHLLDALANLDEERGRLALEHGKHLLEAAKKRVEKSGAENTSTLQRHGNLVETLQELESGTRLLVIGRQGEAHENSARSVGGNLENIVRALHVPIFVALPGFRKPSSFMIACDGSHTAEKAVRMVASSPLLKGTACHLVTVRASAKSAETDTRAALAQLDRAGFDVTVTKLQGGVRESLEEYRKQNGIGLTVMGAYGHSRIRRFFVGSNTTRMIMESAVPLLLLR encoded by the coding sequence ATGAAAACCATTACCGCCTGTATCGACGGCTCAGCCGCTTCCACCGCCGTCTGTGACGCCGCCCTCTGGGCGAGCCGAAACCTCGGTGCACCGATATCCCTGGTGCATGTACTCGAGAAATCCGAGTCCCCCGTCGAAGGAAACCTCTCGGGAACCATTGGCCTCGGCAGCAGGGAGCATCTGCTAGATGCGCTCGCCAACCTCGACGAGGAACGAGGCAGGCTCGCCCTGGAACACGGCAAACACCTGCTCGAAGCAGCAAAAAAGCGGGTGGAAAAATCAGGGGCTGAAAACACCTCGACCTTGCAGCGCCACGGCAATCTTGTCGAAACGTTGCAGGAACTGGAATCCGGTACCCGCCTGCTCGTCATCGGGCGGCAGGGCGAAGCGCACGAAAACAGCGCCCGCTCCGTAGGCGGCAACCTTGAAAACATTGTCAGAGCCCTGCATGTGCCCATATTCGTCGCCCTGCCCGGCTTCAGGAAACCGTCGAGCTTCATGATCGCCTGCGACGGCAGCCACACGGCTGAAAAAGCCGTCAGAATGGTTGCATCGAGCCCCCTGCTCAAGGGAACCGCCTGCCATCTGGTGACGGTCCGCGCTTCGGCAAAATCAGCGGAAACGGATACACGCGCCGCGCTGGCGCAACTCGACCGTGCCGGCTTCGATGTCACCGTCACCAAGCTTCAGGGCGGTGTTCGGGAATCGCTGGAGGAATACCGGAAACAGAACGGTATCGGCCTGACCGTCATGGGCGCTTACGGGCATTCCCGCATCCGGCGTTTTTTCGTCGGCAGCAACACCACCCGGATGATCATGGAAAGCGCTGTGCCGCTGCTGCTGTTGAGATAG
- a CDS encoding RnfABCDGE type electron transport complex subunit G — protein MRPIITLTIVGLLSAVLLAVVDDFTREPIRIAKEQMKRKAIEEIFPFEIDSLKTVTTDKTTFYEAFDKEMKLRGIAVESATNLGYSGRIEILLGVTPEQKIFDYKVVYHLETPGLGDKIDKPKFKAQFRNRTLGDTNWKVRKDGGDIDELTAATISSRAVADAVVTGLRYIKEQYPKTTEE, from the coding sequence ATGAGACCTATCATTACCCTTACCATTGTCGGACTGCTGAGCGCCGTTTTGCTTGCCGTCGTTGACGATTTCACGCGCGAGCCGATCAGGATCGCGAAGGAACAGATGAAACGAAAAGCCATAGAGGAAATCTTTCCATTCGAAATCGACAGCCTGAAAACGGTAACAACCGACAAGACGACATTCTACGAAGCATTCGACAAAGAGATGAAGCTGCGGGGCATCGCGGTGGAATCGGCGACGAACCTCGGCTACAGCGGTCGTATTGAAATACTTCTCGGAGTCACTCCGGAACAGAAAATCTTCGACTACAAGGTAGTCTATCACCTTGAAACACCCGGCCTTGGCGACAAGATCGACAAGCCGAAATTCAAGGCTCAGTTCAGGAACCGCACTCTCGGGGATACGAACTGGAAAGTCAGGAAGGACGGCGGTGACATCGATGAACTTACCGCGGCGACGATATCGTCGCGCGCGGTTGCCGATGCCGTCGTGACAGGACTCCGTTACATCAAAGAGCAATACCCAAAAACGACTGAAGAATGA
- a CDS encoding cupin domain-containing protein, translating to MKNQRIRFLIVFTLLFLSPSVLNAREAAVTKVDVLAQSETSWDGNKLPRYGEGPAEVTILRIVIPPGTQLPEHRHPVINAGALMKGELTVVTDKGKVLHLKEGESIVEVVETWHYGKNEGDVPAELIMFYAGNKGVPLSVKQDSLKTGG from the coding sequence ATGAAAAATCAGAGGATACGCTTTCTGATCGTCTTTACCCTTCTGTTTCTGTCGCCGTCAGTCCTGAACGCCAGGGAGGCTGCCGTCACGAAAGTCGATGTGCTCGCCCAATCGGAAACGAGCTGGGACGGCAACAAGCTTCCCCGTTACGGCGAAGGGCCTGCCGAAGTCACGATTCTCCGGATTGTCATTCCGCCGGGAACGCAGTTGCCCGAACACCGCCATCCGGTCATTAATGCGGGAGCACTGATGAAGGGAGAGCTGACGGTCGTTACCGACAAGGGAAAGGTGCTTCATCTGAAGGAGGGGGAATCGATCGTCGAAGTCGTCGAGACATGGCATTACGGTAAAAACGAAGGAGACGTTCCTGCGGAACTCATCATGTTCTATGCGGGAAACAAGGGCGTGCCGCTCAGCGTGAAACAGGACTCCCTGAAAACCGGAGGATAA
- a CDS encoding CAP domain-containing protein codes for MRLAAVSLLLCGASSLHPSERAAASTVRHEWSIEAMRASAGANYLDSVEKEVLLHLNMARTDPGKYAKEYIAPRIRHFDGRLYRDPSGAYLTREGLPAVRECVSAMQRARPAGALTPSETVTIAAEEHARDQSRTGMTGHRRADGSKPGASLRKFGRWRITGENIAYGLNSGREIVANLLVDDGVRDRGHRKNILDPQFSIVGLAIEPHPVHRYVCVIDFVGG; via the coding sequence TTGCGGCTTGCCGCAGTCTCGCTGCTTCTGTGCGGAGCCAGTTCGTTGCACCCTTCTGAAAGAGCCGCGGCCTCGACGGTAAGACACGAATGGTCGATCGAAGCGATGCGGGCGTCCGCCGGGGCGAACTATCTCGACTCCGTGGAAAAGGAGGTCCTCCTGCACCTGAACATGGCGCGAACCGATCCGGGGAAATACGCCAAGGAGTATATCGCGCCGAGAATCCGGCATTTCGATGGCAGGCTGTACCGCGATCCGTCAGGCGCCTACCTGACCCGGGAAGGGCTACCGGCCGTCCGTGAATGCGTAAGCGCCATGCAGCGTGCACGACCGGCTGGAGCGCTGACGCCGTCCGAAACGGTCACCATCGCCGCCGAAGAGCACGCGCGGGACCAGTCCCGCACCGGCATGACCGGACACCGGAGAGCCGACGGCTCGAAACCCGGCGCCAGTCTTCGGAAGTTCGGCAGATGGAGAATCACCGGGGAGAACATCGCCTACGGCCTCAACTCCGGCAGGGAGATCGTGGCGAACCTGCTCGTCGACGACGGCGTCCGTGACCGGGGCCATCGCAAGAACATCCTCGATCCGCAGTTCAGCATCGTCGGCCTCGCCATCGAACCGCATCCCGTCCACCGCTACGTCTGCGTCATCGACTTCGTGGGAGGGTAA
- a CDS encoding transposase translates to MPRGPRLDAPGTLHHVMIRGIEKGCIVDDDMDRNEFLNRMGRLASESGTGIYAFALLDNHVHMLLKSGPVGLSTYMRRLLSGYAQYFNRRHKRVGHLFQNRYKSIICEEDAYFDKLVAYIHLNPLRAGLVESFEQLAVYPWSGHAVLMGKVRHDWMDSDYVLGIFGGRAGTARKAYLEFLHDEIGIDREKELSGGGLARSQGGWSKVLSMRKKGEKAMSDERILGGDDFVREVLREAEERTDVLLPEPERLELFANAIEQVCESEGVTVAFLRSGSRSGRLPSLRKELAQKAVNEYGLSLAETGRQLGVTTNAVSFMLRKT, encoded by the coding sequence ATGCCGCGAGGACCGAGGCTTGATGCGCCGGGCACCCTGCATCATGTGATGATACGGGGAATCGAAAAGGGATGTATTGTCGATGACGATATGGACAGAAACGAGTTTCTGAACCGTATGGGGCGGCTGGCAAGTGAATCCGGCACTGGTATCTATGCTTTTGCCCTGCTGGACAACCACGTGCATATGCTGCTGAAAAGTGGTCCGGTAGGTTTGTCGACGTATATGCGCCGCTTGCTTTCCGGTTATGCGCAGTATTTCAATCGCCGACACAAACGGGTCGGTCATCTTTTCCAGAACCGTTACAAATCGATCATCTGCGAAGAAGATGCTTACTTCGACAAGCTGGTCGCCTACATTCATCTCAATCCCTTGCGCGCAGGACTGGTCGAATCGTTTGAGCAGTTGGCCGTCTATCCCTGGAGTGGCCATGCGGTTCTGATGGGAAAGGTTCGACATGACTGGATGGACAGTGACTACGTGTTGGGAATTTTCGGCGGCAGGGCGGGAACTGCGAGGAAAGCATACCTCGAATTTCTCCATGATGAGATAGGTATCGATCGGGAAAAGGAATTATCCGGCGGAGGACTCGCGCGGTCGCAGGGCGGCTGGTCGAAAGTGCTGTCCATGCGGAAGAAAGGCGAGAAAGCCATGTCGGATGAACGGATCCTGGGAGGCGATGATTTTGTCAGGGAAGTGCTTAGAGAGGCGGAAGAACGAACGGACGTGCTGTTGCCTGAACCAGAACGGCTGGAGCTGTTCGCCAATGCGATCGAGCAGGTCTGCGAGTCGGAAGGAGTTACGGTAGCCTTCCTGCGCTCGGGGAGCAGGAGCGGGAGGTTGCCTTCGCTGAGAAAGGAACTTGCCCAAAAGGCGGTCAACGAATACGGCTTGTCGCTCGCAGAGACTGGACGGCAGCTGGGCGTGACGACCAACGCGGTCAGTTTCATGCTGAGAAAGACGTGA
- the rsxE gene encoding electron transport complex subunit RsxE gives MNEALNILTRGFVKENPVTKMLLGLCPVLAVTTSAINGLGMGLATTFVLLGSNMVISLASKAIPSTVRIPSFILVIATFVTIVDLLIKAYSPELNQALGIFIPLIVVNCMILGRAEAFASRNGLWYSFIDAIGMGLGFTFALLLLSAFREVLGSGTIFNIPIVGEDASTILVFALPPGAFAGLGLIIAGLNSLEKKLGGK, from the coding sequence ATGAACGAAGCGCTGAATATTCTCACCAGGGGGTTCGTCAAGGAAAACCCCGTAACGAAAATGCTGCTCGGGCTCTGTCCCGTGCTGGCCGTAACGACATCGGCAATCAACGGTCTCGGCATGGGCCTTGCCACGACCTTCGTCCTGCTCGGCTCCAATATGGTCATCTCGCTGGCTTCCAAGGCGATCCCGAGCACAGTCAGGATTCCGTCTTTTATTCTTGTCATAGCGACCTTCGTGACCATCGTCGATCTTCTGATCAAGGCCTACTCGCCGGAACTCAACCAGGCTCTCGGCATCTTCATCCCGCTGATCGTGGTCAACTGCATGATTCTCGGACGGGCCGAGGCGTTCGCGAGCCGTAACGGCCTCTGGTATTCCTTCATCGACGCCATAGGCATGGGACTCGGCTTCACGTTCGCCCTGCTGCTGCTTTCCGCCTTCAGGGAAGTGCTGGGTTCGGGCACCATCTTCAACATCCCCATCGTGGGTGAAGACGCAAGCACGATACTGGTCTTCGCACTGCCTCCCGGAGCCTTCGCCGGCCTCGGGCTGATCATAGCCGGACTCAATTCACTCGAAAAGAAACTGGGGGGTAAGTAA
- a CDS encoding SulP family inorganic anion transporter has translation MIERLKNEWLSNVPKDVLAGLVVALALIPEAIAFSIIAGVDPKVGLYASFCIAIVTAFAGGRPAMISAATGAMALLMVSLVKEHGLHYLFAATLLTGLLQIAAGYLKLGNLMRFVSRSVVTGFVNALAILIFIAQLPELTGVGWHVYALTAAGLAIIYLFPLVPTIGKSVPSPLVCILLLTAVTVIAGLDVRTVGDMGELPDALPFLLWPEVPLSMETLSIILPYAVGLSVVGLLESMMTATIVDDLTDTESDKNRECKAQGLANIGAGLLGGMAGCGMIGQSVINVKSGGRGRLSTFVAGLFLLIMVVFLSGWLKLIPMAALVAVMVMVSVGTFSWDSLLNLGKHPLSTNIVMVATVVVVVFTHNLAIGVFVGVLLASLFFASKVGHFMIVKRIPDASANAVTYTVSGQVFFASSEKFVKSFDFREAIERIVIDLTHAHFWDISAVASLDKVVLKFRREGTRVEIVGMNAASETIVDRFGIHDKPEEIEKILASH, from the coding sequence ATGATCGAACGGTTGAAAAACGAATGGCTCTCGAACGTACCGAAAGATGTTCTCGCCGGGCTCGTGGTGGCTCTCGCGCTCATCCCCGAAGCCATTGCCTTCTCCATCATCGCGGGAGTCGACCCGAAAGTCGGCTTGTACGCATCGTTTTGTATCGCCATCGTCACTGCTTTCGCGGGAGGACGCCCCGCCATGATTTCCGCCGCAACCGGAGCCATGGCCCTGCTGATGGTTTCTTTGGTGAAAGAGCACGGCCTGCACTATCTTTTCGCGGCGACGCTGTTGACCGGACTGTTGCAGATTGCCGCGGGATACCTGAAACTCGGCAATCTCATGCGTTTTGTCTCACGCTCCGTCGTGACCGGGTTCGTCAACGCCCTTGCAATCCTGATCTTCATTGCGCAGCTGCCCGAACTGACCGGCGTCGGCTGGCACGTCTACGCGCTGACCGCGGCGGGTCTCGCGATCATCTATCTTTTCCCCCTGGTTCCGACGATAGGCAAATCCGTCCCGTCACCTCTGGTCTGCATCCTTCTCCTGACGGCCGTAACGGTCATCGCCGGCCTCGATGTCCGAACGGTCGGGGATATGGGCGAGCTGCCCGACGCCCTTCCGTTCCTGCTCTGGCCCGAGGTGCCCCTGAGCATGGAGACACTTTCCATCATCCTGCCTTACGCCGTCGGCCTTTCGGTCGTCGGTCTACTGGAGTCGATGATGACCGCGACCATCGTCGACGACCTGACGGACACCGAAAGCGACAAGAACAGGGAGTGCAAGGCTCAGGGACTCGCCAACATAGGCGCGGGCCTGCTCGGAGGCATGGCCGGCTGCGGCATGATCGGCCAGTCGGTCATCAACGTCAAATCCGGCGGCAGAGGCCGCCTTTCGACATTTGTCGCGGGGCTGTTTCTCCTGATCATGGTTGTCTTTCTGAGCGGCTGGCTGAAACTGATACCGATGGCCGCGCTGGTCGCCGTTATGGTCATGGTGTCCGTAGGCACCTTTTCCTGGGACTCGCTACTCAATCTCGGCAAGCACCCGTTGTCGACCAACATCGTCATGGTCGCCACGGTCGTCGTGGTGGTCTTCACCCACAACCTGGCGATCGGAGTTTTCGTTGGCGTCCTGCTCGCCTCGCTCTTCTTCGCCAGCAAGGTCGGGCACTTCATGATCGTCAAACGGATTCCGGACGCCTCGGCCAACGCCGTCACCTACACCGTCAGCGGACAGGTATTTTTCGCATCTTCCGAGAAGTTCGTCAAATCGTTCGACTTCCGCGAAGCGATCGAACGGATCGTCATCGATCTCACCCATGCCCATTTCTGGGACATCAGCGCGGTCGCCTCGCTCGACAAGGTCGTACTGAAATTCAGGCGCGAAGGAACTCGTGTCGAAATCGTGGGCATGAACGCGGCGAGCGAAACCATAGTCGACCGCTTCGGCATTCACGACAAACCCGAGGAAATCGAAAAAATTCTTGCAAGCCATTAA
- a CDS encoding glycosyltransferase family 2 protein yields the protein MDISVVISNYNYGHLVERAIESVLDNEGDFLCEIIVVDDHSSDNSREMLRRQYGGHEKVHLLFSKENRGQFSCFRKGIGIASGDVISFLDPDDRYEPSCFREVARIFEVRPEVDFVYTGYRDIGRREQLVLHAEQDFDIGSTMMMTALTGRHFWSITSTMFLRRKLARRVTALPEHYDLEFESRGDTVLELGATIIGSYRYYLAKPLMQRTIHDMNYSVTGYSHPQALRRYKHALRRVRAFFVRDCAIPDDSPGMLYREFRALPYRDRKALSNYRTAVRGMRLFLPKKWLLDMLLVSAYIRG from the coding sequence ATGGACATTTCGGTCGTCATATCGAATTATAATTACGGGCATCTCGTCGAGAGGGCGATAGAAAGCGTGCTCGATAACGAGGGGGATTTTCTCTGTGAGATTATCGTCGTGGACGATCACTCCTCGGACAATTCCCGTGAGATGCTCCGGCGGCAGTATGGAGGACACGAGAAAGTTCATCTGCTGTTCAGCAAGGAAAACCGGGGCCAGTTTTCCTGCTTCCGCAAAGGAATCGGCATCGCCTCGGGCGACGTCATCTCGTTTCTCGATCCCGACGACCGTTACGAGCCGTCCTGTTTCAGGGAAGTTGCCCGGATTTTCGAGGTACGGCCCGAAGTGGATTTCGTGTATACGGGATATCGTGACATCGGCAGGCGCGAGCAGCTCGTGCTGCATGCGGAGCAGGACTTCGATATCGGCAGCACCATGATGATGACCGCCCTGACGGGACGCCATTTCTGGTCCATCACCTCCACGATGTTTCTCCGCAGAAAGCTCGCGCGCCGTGTGACGGCTCTGCCGGAACATTACGACCTGGAATTCGAGTCGAGGGGCGACACGGTTCTCGAACTCGGGGCCACGATCATCGGCTCCTATCGCTACTACCTCGCCAAGCCGCTTATGCAGCGGACGATTCACGATATGAATTATTCGGTCACGGGATACAGCCATCCGCAAGCACTACGGCGTTACAAACACGCGCTGCGGAGAGTTCGGGCGTTTTTTGTCCGTGACTGCGCGATTCCCGACGATTCTCCGGGAATGCTTTACCGTGAATTCAGAGCCCTGCCGTACAGGGACCGCAAGGCGTTGAGCAATTACCGCACGGCGGTTCGGGGCATGCGTCTGTTCCTGCCGAAAAAATGGTTGCTCGATATGCTGCTTGTTTCGGCCTATATTCGCGGGTGA
- a CDS encoding GlsB/YeaQ/YmgE family stress response membrane protein, which yields MTIVWFILIGICAGWLAGQIMKGGGFGLVGDLVVGVIGALLGGWLFGVLGIAAGGLIGSLITATVGAIVLIVLLRLVRR from the coding sequence ATGACTATAGTGTGGTTCATACTCATCGGCATCTGCGCCGGCTGGTTGGCCGGACAAATCATGAAAGGCGGCGGATTCGGGCTTGTAGGCGATCTCGTCGTAGGGGTCATCGGCGCATTGCTCGGCGGCTGGCTGTTCGGCGTGCTCGGCATTGCCGCCGGAGGGCTTATCGGCAGTCTGATCACGGCAACCGTCGGCGCGATCGTGCTGATAGTGCTCTTGCGGCTTGTGCGGCGCTGA
- a CDS encoding alpha-1,2-fucosyltransferase — MINVVLRGGVGNNLFQYAVGRHLALKNNTTVRFDIQTYVNKQDILGGRIIRQLRFFSIDPISYTRNIRKKIGRRLGILRSSFDDDVYHEKDWGFDPEVLSLNDGVCLDGCFQSEKYFKDIEQVIRNDLRFTKDSFGEEGAFYKEKILTSNSVGIHVRRGDYMTSQLHNVCTMEYYARSIAYIRGRVALPHFFVFSDDVEWCSDNLNISDCTFVEVNASGSNPLIDFQLMTLCKHNIISNSTYSWWAAWLNENHEKIVVAPNRWFNDESMNARALQDTIPDSWIRIDF; from the coding sequence ATGATAAACGTGGTTTTAAGGGGTGGGGTGGGAAACAACCTTTTTCAATATGCAGTAGGAAGACATTTGGCCCTGAAAAATAATACAACCGTAAGGTTTGATATACAGACTTATGTTAACAAACAGGATATTCTGGGCGGGAGGATTATCAGACAGTTACGTTTTTTCAGTATTGATCCAATTTCGTATACCAGGAATATTCGGAAGAAAATTGGAAGACGGCTTGGTATTCTCCGGTCATCTTTTGATGATGACGTATATCATGAAAAGGATTGGGGGTTTGATCCGGAAGTTCTATCCCTTAATGACGGAGTATGCCTTGACGGCTGTTTTCAGAGTGAAAAATATTTCAAGGATATTGAACAGGTCATACGAAACGATTTGCGGTTCACAAAGGACTCTTTTGGTGAAGAAGGGGCTTTTTATAAAGAAAAAATACTGACGTCAAATTCGGTTGGTATACACGTTCGACGAGGCGATTATATGACATCGCAGTTGCACAATGTCTGTACTATGGAGTATTACGCAAGGTCGATTGCCTATATTAGAGGCCGGGTGGCGCTTCCGCATTTCTTTGTTTTTTCGGATGATGTCGAGTGGTGCTCTGATAATTTAAATATTTCCGATTGCACATTTGTTGAAGTAAATGCATCCGGCAGCAACCCGCTCATTGATTTCCAGCTGATGACTTTGTGCAAGCATAACATCATTTCCAATAGTACTTATTCATGGTGGGCAGCCTGGCTTAATGAAAATCATGAAAAAATAGTCGTAGCTCCCAACCGATGGTTCAATGATGAAAGCATGAACGCCAGAGCGTTGCAGGATACGATTCCGGATAGCTGGATACGTATTGATTTTTGA
- a CDS encoding PLDc N-terminal domain-containing protein, translating into MMEFGGLLGLVVFVLDIWAIISIVQSTAGTGVKVLWVVLVLLLPVFGLLLWFLFGPKGR; encoded by the coding sequence ATGATGGAATTTGGCGGATTGCTGGGGCTTGTCGTTTTCGTGCTCGATATCTGGGCGATCATCAGCATCGTGCAGAGTACGGCCGGAACCGGAGTGAAGGTGCTCTGGGTGGTGCTCGTGCTGCTCCTGCCGGTTTTCGGGCTCCTGCTCTGGTTCCTGTTCGGCCCGAAAGGCCGTTGA